From Pseudomonas sp. G2-4:
TATAGTTGAGCTATCCGTCTCGGCCCTGAGGACTTAGAAAATGCGTAAGTCATTGATGCGTATGACATTGCGTCAACTGCAGATTTTCAACGAGGTGTGCGACCTGAGGTCCTACAGCCGTGCTGCCGACGAAATGTCTCTCACACAACCGGCCGTTAGCCTACAGATTCGATCCCTTGAAGAGCTGATCGGCCAGCCGTTGTTTGAGTATGTAGGCAAAAAACTCTACATGACCGAGGCCGCCGAAGCGCTGCAACGCGCCAGCCGGGACATCTTCGGGCGCCTGGAAAACCTCGATATGCAGCTCTCGGACATGCAGGGCTCGCTGCAAGGCCAACTGAAGCTGGCGGTGGAATCCAGCGCCAAGTACTTCGTCCCGCACCTGTTCGCCGCGTTCAAGCGCCAGCACCCGGAGGTCAATCTCAACCTTACGGTGGTCAATCGCGGGCAAGTCATTCGACGACTCTCCGACAACCGTGACGACCTGGTGATCATGTCCATGGTACCTCAGGACATGGGGCTGGAGTTCCTACCGTTTCTCAACAACCCCATCGTTGCCGTGGCGCCCCCGGATCATCCGCTGTGCCACATGGGTCCGCTGCGCTTGCAGGATCTGGAGCCGTATACGCTGCTGCTGCGCGAGCCAGGCTCAGGCACGCGACTGGCTTGCGAGGAGTACTTCAAGGAGAAACGGGTGCACTTCACCCAGACACTGGAAGTGGCGTCAGCGGAGGCCCAGCGCGAATGCGTGGTGGCCGGGCTGGGCGTGGCGCTGTTGACGCGCCACGCCGTGAGCCGGGAGCTTTCGTCCGGCGCACTCATCGAGTTGCCGATTGAGGAACTGCCGCTGTACCGCAGTTGGTGCCTGGTTCAGGCCAGGGCGAAGCGACTGTCGCCCGTGGCCCACGCCTTCCTGGCGTTCGTTCGCGGCGAGCGTACTCAGATCACTGGCCTGGTTGAACGTTTCGACGGGAAGCCGCCGGTGCCTGCCAGTAATTGATCTCTACCGCATCAGGAAATTCGCTGATTTCTGCCAGGAGCTGGCGCTGCTCACAGCGGTCTTCGATCGCACGACGGAACGCCATGCGGCGCTGATCTTCCTGCTGACGACGGGTCTTGACGGCGCTGCGTTCTTCGTAGGACTGGGTCATGTCGAGTCTCCCAAGGCATATACGGGAGCTTTACGATGAAGGCGCGGGATGACGGTTTGGCGGCGCGAGGGTTACAGAACGATGAATTCGGCTCGGATGACACCCTGTGGCGAGGGAGTTTGCTCCCGCTGGGTTGCGCAGCGACCCCCAACGGCTATCCAGATACACCGCATTGGCAGGTTTGCGACTGCTGCGCAGCCGAGCGGGAGCAAGCTCCCTCGCCACAGAAGCTCCAGACCGGGCTCAGTCATCCAGCGCTTTCACCGACTTGGGTGACAGCCGCAAGCTGCGCAGGCTGCGCTTCACGCTCTTGAGATGGTTGACCAGGCTCGGGCCGCGCGCCATGGCGACGCCCATCGCCAATACGTCGATCACCACCAGGTGGGCAATGCGCGAGGTCAGCGGCGTGTAGATTTCGGTGTCTTCATGCACGTCAATCGCCAGGTTCACCGTCGAAAGCTCGGCCAATGGCGTCTGGCTTGGGCACAAGGTAATCAGCGAGGCACCGCTTTCGCGCACCAGGTTCGCAGTGATCAACAGGTCTTTGGAACGCCCCGACTGGGAAATACAGATCGCTACGTCAGTGGGTTTCAACGTGACTGCCGACATCGCCTGCATGTGCGGGTCAGAATAGGCGGCTGCGGTGAGCAGCAAACGGAAAAACTTGTGTTGGGCATCGGCCGCCACGGCGCCCGACGCACCAAAACCATAGAATTCGACACGCTGGGCCTGGGACATGGCCGTGACGGCTTTCTGCAACGCCACCGGGTCGAGTTTCTCGCGAACCTCCATCAGGGTGTGCAGGGTCGTGTCGAAGATTTTCAGGCTGTAGTCGGCGACCGAATCGTCTTCATGGATCGCAAACTGGCCGAAGCTCGCCCCGGCGGCCAGGCTTTGCGCCAGCTTGAGTTTCAAGTCCTGGAACCCCGAGCAACCGATGGCCCGGCAGAAACGCACGATGGTCGGTTCGCTGATGCCAACGCTGTGGGCAAGATCGGCCATGGAGCTGTGCATCACGGCCGCAGGATCAAGCAGTACGTGATCGGCGACTTTCAGCTCCGACTTGCGCAGCAGGTGGCGTGACTGGGCGATGTGTTGCAACAGGTTCAAGGGGCTGGACTCTTGTTATGGGCAGGTGCCGGGATGTAGCAAGCTTGTAGTTATACTACAAGAATTGGCTTTTTGCCTGCCCCAATACGTAACCGGATTGGCTTGCCACCCCTTGTTTTCGCGGAGGGCGAGCCATGTAGCCATTCCGGACGGCTGTGACGCGAGAGAAAAATTTATTCTTTCCCCAACCAAAGGCACTTTCGAGCTTCTTGCCTTCTGAAAGCGGTTGACTGCTTAGAGAGTTGACCGCTTATAAACACCCTTACCAATACCGCCCTATATGATTTTCATATCCGCTCAGTTCATGCCGCTTATCACTAGCCACGCACACATGCTCTTTCAAATTCTCACAACTTACCTCTTTCTCATGATTCATCACTTACCTATATTAGCGACGCAGGACGCAATTTAATCTTAACTACAGGAGTTACATAACATGGCGATTAACACCAAAGACTGGACCGCACAAATTGACCGTATGCCCGGGGCAGCTTCGTTCCGTGTCTATGGAACGGTAGAGGTATCGAACAGTGGCATCATCCCAAAGTTGGTGCTGAGTGAAACACAAGATAAATCGTTCGACCTCCGTTTGGAGTTGCAACTCGAACAAAGTGATGAAGTTGCACTACAAGTTATCACGCACAAACATGTCGAGTATAAAGTCCTTGGCGACTCGAGCGTCACCGGGGTCAGCATCTTCTTCAATGATGAACTCGTTCATCATATTGATGACGTCATGATCACGCACTAATACATGATGATCTTCCCATCGGAGCGGCACCGTGCGTGCCACTCCGGCGGGAAGTTTCATTCAAGGCGCTGCTCTCGCAGCAGTTGAGCCAGGCCCTCGGCCTCGACCGGTCGGCTGATGAGGTAGCCCTGGACCTCATCGCATCGTTCAGCCTTCAGGAACTCAAGCTGCTCCTGCCGCTCCACCCCTTCAGCCACTACCTTGAGCGATAACCCATGAGCCATGGCAATAATCGCCCGGGTAATTGCTGCATCCTCGCCCCCCTCCTCCAACCCGCGAATGAACGCCTGGTCGATCTTCACGTAATCCACCGGGATACGCTTGAGGTAACTCAGGGACGAGTAACCGGTGCCGAAATCGTCGATCGCCAACTTGACCCCAAGGTCACGCAGTTGCTGGAACGTGGCGATGATGTGTTCAACGCTGTCGAGCAACTGGCTCTCGGTCAGCTCCAACTCCAAGTATTGAGGCGCCAGCCCGGTTTCCTCCAGCACTTGTCGCACGAGGCTGACCAGCTTGCCTTGGCGCAGTTGATGCACCGACAGGTTGACCGACACCCGGATCGGCGCGAGCCCCTGGCGCTGCCATTCGCACGCCTGCCAACAGGCCTGGCGCAACACGAACTCGCCAATCGGCCCGATCAGCCCGGTCTCTTCCGCCAGGCCAATGAAATCCACCGGCGGGACCTGGCCCATGACCGGATGATCCCAGCGCACCAACGCCTCAGCGGCGTTCAAGCGCCCGGTCGCCAGGCACAACTTGGGTTGGTAGAAGACCTTCAATTGATGCTCTTCAAGGGCCTTGCGCAGCTGATTCTCCAACTGCAGGCGCTCCAGCGTGCTGGCCTGGAGGCTGTCGGTGTAGAACTGGAAATTGTTACCGCCCAGGTGCTTGGCGTGTTGCATGGCCATGTTCGCCTGGCTGATCAGCGTGGCAATCTCGCGCGCGTTGTCGGGCAACATGCTGATGCCGATGGAGGCACTGACCACCAACTCATGGCCTTCGATGGTCAGCGGCACGCGCAGCTTGGCGGACAATCGGGTCGCGACTCGCGCCAGGCTGGATAGATTGCCATAGGCATCGAACAGCACGGCGAACTCGTCGCCGGACAATCGGGCGATGGTGTCAGCTTCGGGCAGCGCATTGATCAGGCGCCGCGCCATTTTCTGCAACAGCTGGTCGGCAATGTCGTGGCCAAGGCTGTCGTTGAGCAATTTGAAGCGATCCAGGTTGATATGCAGCAACGCCAGGCTACGCCGTCCGCCCTGACGCACCCGCTGGTGCGCCTCGTTCAGGCGCTCACGGAACAGCGAGCGATTCGCCAACCCGGTCAGCTCGTCGTAATGGGTGAGGTAGCGCATCCGTTCTTCGGATTCGCGCCGCGCCGACAGATCGGCAAAGAAGCCGACTATGTGGCTGACATTTCCCCGACTATCGCGCACCACGTTCAGTTGCAACCACTGCGGATACAGTTCGCCATTGGCCCGCGCTTCCACCAGTTCACCCTGCCAGGTGCCATGCTGCTTGAGGGCTTGGCGAATGACCGGGTAGTGCCGGCGGGCATCGCGACTACAGGGCAGGTCGACCACGTTGTGCCCCAGCATGTCCTCGATATTGAAGCCGGTGACCCGCGTGAACGCCTGATTCGCGGCGAGCAGCACGAAGCCTGGGTCGAAAATCACGATGCCCTCACTGGCAGCCTCGAACACCGTGGCCGCCAGCTGTTGCTGTTGCTTGAGCTCTTTACTAGCGCTGATGTTTCTACGGGTGCCGACCATGCGCAGCACCCGCCCGTTCGCGCTGCGCTCCACGGCCCGACCACGGTCTTCGATCCAGACCCAGTGACCATCGCCGTGGCGCACGCGGTATTCGATCTGGTAATCCTCGCTGCGGCCTTTGAGATGCTCAACGAGGGCTCGCTTGAGGGCCGGCAGGTCTTGAGGATGCAGGCGCGGGGTGAGATGGCTGAGCATTGCCGTGACGTATTCGGGCTCCAGGCCAAACAGTTCCTTGAGCTGTGTGTGGTGGACTTCGTCAGTCTGCAGGTTCCAGTCCCACAACCCCAGCTCACTGGCCTTGAGGGCCAGGGCCAGGCGCGCCTCACTCTTGCCCAGGGCCTGGCTGGCCACCTCCAGTTCGAGGCTGCGCTGCGCGACCCGCGCCTCCAGGCCAACCTGGGCCACCCGCAGCTTGTCTTCGGCACAGCGACGTTGTTCAACCTCCCGGGCCAACGCATCGTTGAGCTGTGCGCTGCGAGTTTGCGCCTGCTGCAAATGCTCGATCAGCGCCTGGTTCTGGAACCGTCGCAACAGGCCATTTTGTATCAACCGGTTGACCTGCCAAGCCACCACACTCAGCGAGACCAGCACAACCAGCCCGAGCCAACCCCACCCGCGCTGCTGCTCATCACCGCCCCAGAAGAGATAGCCGATGGCCGGTAACAGGCACGGCAAGGTAAAGGACAGAAATGCCGGAAGGCTCACGGCATAAGCAACGCTGGCCGACAAGGTGGCCGCGCCAATCAGGCCGAAGACCCAGGCCTGTTGCTGGAAGCTGTCGGCCGGCACCAGGGCGATGCCAGCCCCGGCCAGCGTAAGGCCGGTCATCGCCGAGCCCAGCAAAAACATGCGCAACCAGACGGGGTGGGCCTGACGGCTTGGCATCGCCGAATCGAAGGCGGCCACCTGAATCACCCGCAACGCGACCAATGACAGCAACCAGACCAGCCAGACGCTGACCAGAAAGTAACGTGCCGGCCCCCATAACAGAGCGGCGCAGACCAAACCGTTGACCAGCATGAACAGCGTGGGCAGCAATGAACCTTGGTAAAGCAGACGCGTGCGCTCGACCGCCATTTCCATGGCGTACTGCTTGCGAATGACCCGCGGCTCCACACAGGGGCCCGCCAGATCGGAATTGAAGGTCATAGGCACTGTTTTTGTTCTTATTCAGTGAAACATGGAGAACCTGAAACGTGCACCGAGCATACACAAGCCAAACGCCATCCCACACTGCTCCAGCTCATAAAAGTGTCGAAAAAGTCGCGATTTTATTGGGCGAAGCGCCCTTCAAGCGAGCCCCACCAGTGCCTGTAGCCCATGACCAACCGGTCATCATCGACCGGTCTTTTATCGGCTGAGGCAAAGCTCGGTTTGCCCGGGGTGACGCCGCACCCTAGAATGCCCCGATGCGCGATGATCTCTCCCTTCTGCTGAACTCTCTCAACGATGCCCAACGCCAGGCCGTAGCCGCCTCCGTGGGCCGTCAGTTGGTCCTGGCCGGTGCCGGCTCCGGTAAAACCCGAGTGCTGGTGCACCGTATCGCCTGGTTGATCCAGGTCGAAAACGCCTCGCCCCATTCGATCTTGTCGGTGACCTTCACCAACAAGGCCGCTGCCGAGATGCGTCATCGCATCGAGCAGTTGATGGGGATCAACCCAGCCGGCATGTGGGTCGGTACGTTCCACGGCCTGGCGCATCGCCTGCTGCGGGCGCACTGGCAGGAAGCCGGCCTGAGCCAGACCTTCCAGATCCTGGACAGCGATGACCAGCAACGGCTGGTCAAGCGAGTGATCCGCGAGCTGGGCCTGGACGAGCAGCGCTGGCCGGCCCGTCAGGCCCAATGGTTCATCAACGGCCAGAAAGACGAAGGCCTGCGCCCCCAACACATCCAGGCCAGCGGCGACCTGTTCCTGGCCACCATGCGCAGCATCTACGAAGCCTACGAAGCGGCGTGCCAACGTGCCGGGGTCATCGACTTTTCCGAGCTGCTGCTACGGGCCCTGGACCTGTGGCGCGATCACCCAGGCCTGCTGGCTCACTATCAAAAGCGCTTCCGGCATGTCTTGGTGGACGAGTTCCAGGACACCAACGCCGTGCAATACGCCTGGTTGCGCCTGCTGGCCAAGGGCGGCGACAGCCTGATGGTAGTGGGTGATGACGACCAGTCGATCTACGGCTGGCGCGGCGCCAAGATCGAGAATATTCACCAGTATTCGGCGGACTTTCCTGACGCCGAAGTCATCCGCCTGGAACAGAACTACCGCTCTACCGCCGGCATCCTCAAGGCCGCCAACGCCTTGATCGCCAACAATACCGGGCGCCTGGGCAAGGAATTGTGGACCGATGGCGGCGAAGGCGAAGCCATCAACCTCTACGCCGCCTTCAATGAGCACGATGAAGCCCGCTACGTGGTGGAAACCATCGAGAGTGCACTGAAAACCGGCCTGGCCCGCAGCGACATCGCCATCCTGTACCGCTCCAACGCCCAGTCGCGGGTACTGGAAGAAGCCTTGTTGCGCGAACGGATCCCGTACCGCATCTATGGCGGCCAGCGCTTTTTCGAGCGCGCCGAAATCAAGAATGCCATGGCTTATCTACGCTTGCTCGAAGGGCGCGGCAACGATGCCGCCCTGGAGCGGGTAATCAACGTACCGACGCGGGGCATCGGCGAGAAGACCGTCGAAGCGATTCGCGATCATGCACGCCACAGCCATGTGTCGATGTGGGAAGCCATGCGTCAGCTGGTTGCCAATAAAGGCGTGACCGGACGCGCCGCGGGTGCCCTGAAGGCCTTTATGGACCTGATTGAAGACCTGGCCGCCAAGTGCGGGGAAATGCCGCTGCACTTGATGACCCAGACGGTCATCGAGCAATCCGGCCTGATCGCCTATCACGAAGCGGAAAAAGGCGAGAAAGGCCAGGCACGGGTAGAAAACCTTGAGGAACTGGTCAGCGCCGCACGCAACTTCGAGAACACCGAAGAAGACGCTGACCTGACGCCGTTGTCGGCGTTCCTCGGTCACGCCTCCTTGGAAGCCGGCGACACCCAGGCCGACGAGCATGAAGACAGCATCCAGCTGATGACCCTGCACAGCGCCAAGGGCCTGGAATTCCCCTACGTGTTCCTCGTAGGCATGGAAGAAGGCCTGTTTCCCCACAAGATGAGCCTGGAAGAACCGGGACGCCTGGAAGAGGAACGCCGTCTGGCTTATGTCGGCATCACCCGCGCCATGCAGAATCTGGTGCTGACTTACGCCGAAACCCGACGCTTGTATGGAAGCGAGACCTACAACAAGGTGTCACGCTTCGTACGCGAAGTGCCGAAGGGCCTGATTCAGGAAGTACGGCTGTCCAACAGCGTCAGCCGTCCGTTCGGTGGCGGCCAGCAGCAAAGCACCAGCAGCCTGTTCGGCGGCAGCGATATCCCGGAAACCGGCTTCAGCCTCGGCCAGACCGTACGGCATTCGGTGTTCGGCGACGGCGTGATCCTCAACTTCGAAGGCGCCGGCGCCCAGGCCCGGGTGCAGGTGAACTTCAGCGAAGGTAGCAAATGGCTGATGCTGGGTTATGCCAAGCTCGAGGCGATCTAGAGATTTGTGTAGGCCCCTGTGGGAGCGAGCTTGCTTGCGATAGCAGTCGCTCAGTCAATATTGATGCTGACTGACACACTGCTATCGCAAGCAAGCTCGCTCCCACAGTTGTTCTGGGGACGCCAAAACATTTCCGATAGAACTTGTTCCCCTTTCCTACAGCCAAAAGCGAACAAGTCCTCTTGCGCGACTGAAGCTGAACCTCACCTGTCATGCAAAAGCCGGAAACACTCTGCCGCTAGCCAGCAACACTTCAGCTGTGCAACATGGCCCGCGTGCTATCCACAAATGGGAATGCCTTTATATGAAACGTTTTCTTAGCGTCGCCATGGCGTTGTGCATCGGCCTGACGATGGCCATCGACGCCAATGCCGCCAAGCGCTTTGGCGGTGGTAAAAGCTCGGGGGCAGCCCCGACTCACCAGACCAGCCAGATGGCGCCGTCCTCTGCCGCCGGTTCTACCGCTGCCACCGCAGGCGCAGCCGGTGCCGCGGGCGCGGCCACCAAGGCCAGCGGTGCTTCGCGCTGGCTCGGCCCCCTGGCCGGTATCGCCGCCGGTGGCCTGCTCGCCTCCATGTTCATGGGCGACGGCTTCCAGGGCATGCAGATCTTCGACATCCTGATCATGGCGGTCATCGCCTTCCTGGTCTTCCGCTTCATTGCCGCCCGTCGCCGCAAGCAGCAAGAGCAGCTCGCTCCGGCTGGCCATGCGCCGATGCAGCGTGAAGTGTTCGACCAGCAGCCTGCCGGCGGTTCCATCTTCGGTGGTTCAGCAGCGCCTGCAGCCGCTCGTCCGGTCATCAACGCACCTGCCTGGTTCAACGAGCAACGCTTCATCGAAGCCGCGCGCAGCCACTTCATGTCCTTGCAGCAGCATTGGGACGCGAACGAAATGGACAAGATCACCGAGTTCGTGACCCCGCAACTGCTGGAGTTCCTCAAGCGCGAACGCGCCGAACTGGGTGATGGCTTCCAGTCCACCTACATCGACAATCTGCAGGTGCAATTGGACGGTGTCGATGATCGCGCCGACAAGACCATCGCCACCCTTACCTTCAGCGGTTTGTCGAAGGATTCTCGCTTCGACAAGGGCGAAGCGTTCAGCGAAAGCTGGAACATGGAACGTGCCCAGGGCGATGACCAACCTTGGCTGGTGGCCGGTATCCGCCAGAACGGTTGAACCTTTTCGCGTTTCGCATGTTGAAATAAAAGAACCCCGGCCCAGGCCGGGGTTTTCTATTTCGCGGTTGCATCTATGGCGAGCTACTGTATAAACCGCTCCATATAAACCGCGCCATCGAGAAAGAGGATCCCGGACGTGGAAGAAATCATCGAACAATTGCGTGAAGCCAACGAGCCCGTACCGGTCCCGCTGGAGTTGCCCGACGAAGACTTGCTGGTAGAAATCGAAGAGCAGTTGTTCATCGATATCCCGTTTGTCTTCCGGGAGTTTTTGCTGACCGTCAGCGATGTCGTCTACGGCAGCCTGGAACCCGTAACCGTCACCGATCCACAATCCCACACCTATCTGCCGGATGTGGCCGCCAATGCCTGGGATGCCGGCGTCGACCGTGGTCTGATCCCGATTTGCCAGGACGGCGACGATTATTATTGCGTCGAAGAAGACGGCACCGTGGTGCTGTGGCAGGCCGAAGAAGAACTGATCGCCGAAGAGACCTGGGAATCGGTCTGGCATTGGGCACGGGACGTCTGGCTGGAAAGCTGATCCGCCGGTTGCCCGCCACCGGTCAATGCCCTGACGAGTCCTTGTGATTGTCCAGGGTTTCGAGCAAGGCCACCTGCATCCGCGTATGCAGGCGGACGAACCAGCGCCAGAGCAGTGCCGCCACGGCAGTCGCCACCACGGCGATCAATACCAGCAACTTGTTGGTCGGCAGGATGCTGGCCGACAAGGCGGCCAATAGCAGGAATATCACCAGCAGCGAAAGCAGCGGGATCACCTCGGCAATCACCCGACGCACCCGCTGGGTGTGGCGGCCAGCCATCTCCGGCTTCACGCCCATCTCCGCCAGCAACATCGACAGCGCCTTGAGCTTGCGGTACGCGGCAATCAGAAACGGTAGCGACAGCAGCAACGCCCCGCCCCAGATCATTGCTTTCTGCCAGCTCGGATCACTGATCCATACTTGCAGATAGGCCGACATCCGCTCGGCGAAATAGCCACCCGAGACAAAAATCGCGATGACCAGGGCCAGGTTGATCCCGACTTGCAACAAAATCCGCCTGATGATCGAAGCCACCACCGCCCCCTCACCTTGAGGCTGGATGCTGCGCAGCCACTCGCCATACATCCCCAGCACCCGCGTCAACCGCTGCGGCATGACCGTCGCCAACTTGACGGACAACGGATCGGCGGCCCGGATCAGATAAGGCGTCATCAGTGTGGTCAACACCGAGACGGCGACCGCTACCGGATAGAGGAAGTCGCTGGTCACCTGCAAGGTCATCCCCAGCGAAGCGATAATGAAGGAAAACTCGCCGATCTGTGAAAGACCCATCCCAACCCGCAGTGAGGTGCGTCCGTCGTTGCCAGCGATAAAAGCACCGAGACCGCAAGACAGCATCTTGCCGAGCACCACGGCGCCAGTGATCACGGCAATCGGCCAGGCGTATTGCAGCAAGATGGCCGGATCGAGCATCAGCCCGATGGCGACAAAGAAAATCGCGCTGAACAAATCACGCACCGGCTCCACCAGTCGCTCGATTTTCAGCAGTTGCCGGGACTCGGCCATGATCGCACCGATCAAGAACGCCCCAAGCACCATGCTGTACTCCAGCTTCACCACCAGCAGGCAGAAGCCGAAACACAGGCCTAGCACGGTAATCAGCAGCATTTCATTGCTGTCGAACTTCGCCACGTAGGCCAGCACCCTCGGCACCAGCAGAATGCCGATGACCAACGCGACGATCATGAACAGCGACAACTTGCCGACGGTGGAAAACACCTCGCCAGAACTCACCGTGCCGCTGACGGCAATGCTCGACAGCAAGGCGATGATGCCGATGCCCAGGATGTCCTCGACGATCAACACCCCGAAAATCAGCTGCGCGAAGCGCTCGTTCTTCATCTTCAGATCGTTGAGGGCCTTGACGATGATGGTGGTCGAGGAAATGGCCAGGATGGCGCCGAGGAACAGCGAGTCCATGGTGCTCCAGTCGAACCAGCGACCAATTTCGTAGCCGATCCAGATCATCAGCACGATTTCGAGGAAGGCTGCGATAAACGCTGTGGCCCCGACCTGGAACAACTTGCGCAGGCTGAATTCCAAGCCCAGGCAGAACATGAGGAAGATTACCCCGAGTTCGGCCAATGTCTTGATCGTGTCTTCATCGTGGATGAAGCCGAACGGAGGCGTATGCGGGCCGATGATGAAGCCGGCCACGATGTAGCCCAGTACCACCGGTTGTTTGAAGCGATGAAAGAGTACGGTCACCAGCCCCGCAGCCATCATGATGATCGCCAAGTCTTGAATGAAGCTGATGGCATGCATGTCGGGGCTCCCTGTTCAAAATGACTCATCCCAGAGCCAGATAAGTCCGTTTCCTTTGTAGGAATTGCCCTCGCAACGGGCTTTTGAAGGGTAACACCGCGACTTCCGACAAGAAGACGGTGCAATATATGGAAACAGATCCATCGACGCGTGACGGCAGCCACAGGCGCAGCGTCCCGATAGTGGTGGTTTTGAAAACCTGGTGGCCTGTTTGGCCGCTCACCAGCACCCGCAGAGGTGCACTCCCCCCGAATTGCTGCCTTGAACCGTGAGTACGTTATGGAACCCGGAAACGCCCAGCTGTCGATGACGGTGTTGATGACCCCCGATATGGCCAACTTCTCTGGCAATGTCCATGGCGGCACCCTGCTCAAATACCTCGACGAAGTTGCCTACGCCTGCGCCAGCCGCTACGCCGGACGCTACGTGGTGACCCTCTCGGTTGACCAGGTGATCTTCCGTGAGCCGATTCATGTCGGCGAGCTGGTGACTTTCCTGGCGTCGGTGAACTACACCGGCAACACGTCGATGGAGGTGGGCATCAAAGTCGTGACCGAGAACATTCGCGAACGCTCGGTACGCCACACCAACAGCTGTTTCTTCACCATGGTTGCGGTGGACGACCAGCGCAAGCCGGCCACTGTCCCACCGTTGCAGCCGCAGAACGGCGAAGCAAAGCGCCGTTATGAACAAGCCCAACAACGGAGGCAGATCCGCCAGGAGCTGGAAAAGCGGTATCAAGAGATCAAGGCGGACGGGCCTTAACAGACCGACGAAAGTCAAAAATTGTGGGAGCGAGCTTGCTCGCGATAGTGGTGTGACAGGCAACAGTGATGTTGGATGTGACGCCCTCATCGCGAGCAAGCTCGCTCCCACATGGATCTACATCATCTCCACGGTGTCGATCAAAGGCTGATCGGCACCGCTTCGAAACGCACTCGCGGATGGGCAATCCGATCCTGGGCGCGGACCAGTTGCAGCTCGTAGCTGGCGCAGGCCTGGGTTTCCAACAGCACCTCATGCACCGCTGCGGCCGCGAATTCGAACGCTGCCACCAGGCTGTCCCCCAACAGTATCCGAGCCAGGAAAAGCCCAGACGTCAGGTCACCCACGCCCACCGGCTGGCGAGGGAAAGCCAGCAGCGGACGGCGTAGATGCCAGCTGCCGTCGGAGGTCACCAAGAGCATTTCGAAGCTGTCTTCAGGTTTGCCGGGGTAGACCAGATGTTTGACCAGCACCGCCTTCGGTCCGCGAGCCAATAGCGCGCAGGCCATGGCCAGGCAGTCCAGCAGCGACTGCGCCTTGCGCCCGGAGAAACTGTCCAACTCCAGTTGGTTCGGACACAGGAGATCCGCTACGGCAGCGGCTTCTTCCAACAGAAACTCACTGACTTCAGGCGCAACGATGCAACCTTTCTCTGGATGCCCCATGACCGGGTCACACAGGTACAGCGCCTTGGGATTGACCACCTTGATCCGCGCCACGCCCGTCAGGATCGCTCGCCCCTGAGCGGCGCTGCCCAGGTAACCGGATAGGACCGCGTCGCAGTTCCCCAGCTCACCGATCGCCGCGATACCCTCTACCAACGCCGGTATCTGATGCGGCGCAAGCACCTCCCCGGTCCATTGGCCGTACTGGGTGTGA
This genomic window contains:
- a CDS encoding LysR family transcriptional regulator, encoding MRKSLMRMTLRQLQIFNEVCDLRSYSRAADEMSLTQPAVSLQIRSLEELIGQPLFEYVGKKLYMTEAAEALQRASRDIFGRLENLDMQLSDMQGSLQGQLKLAVESSAKYFVPHLFAAFKRQHPEVNLNLTVVNRGQVIRRLSDNRDDLVIMSMVPQDMGLEFLPFLNNPIVAVAPPDHPLCHMGPLRLQDLEPYTLLLREPGSGTRLACEEYFKEKRVHFTQTLEVASAEAQRECVVAGLGVALLTRHAVSRELSSGALIELPIEELPLYRSWCLVQARAKRLSPVAHAFLAFVRGERTQITGLVERFDGKPPVPASN
- a CDS encoding PA3496 family putative envelope integrity protein, with protein sequence MTQSYEERSAVKTRRQQEDQRRMAFRRAIEDRCEQRQLLAEISEFPDAVEINYWQAPAASRRNVQPGQ
- the hexR gene encoding transcriptional regulator HexR — its product is MNLLQHIAQSRHLLRKSELKVADHVLLDPAAVMHSSMADLAHSVGISEPTIVRFCRAIGCSGFQDLKLKLAQSLAAGASFGQFAIHEDDSVADYSLKIFDTTLHTLMEVREKLDPVALQKAVTAMSQAQRVEFYGFGASGAVAADAQHKFFRLLLTAAAYSDPHMQAMSAVTLKPTDVAICISQSGRSKDLLITANLVRESGASLITLCPSQTPLAELSTVNLAIDVHEDTEIYTPLTSRIAHLVVIDVLAMGVAMARGPSLVNHLKSVKRSLRSLRLSPKSVKALDD
- a CDS encoding EAL domain-containing protein is translated as MTFNSDLAGPCVEPRVIRKQYAMEMAVERTRLLYQGSLLPTLFMLVNGLVCAALLWGPARYFLVSVWLVWLLSLVALRVIQVAAFDSAMPSRQAHPVWLRMFLLGSAMTGLTLAGAGIALVPADSFQQQAWVFGLIGAATLSASVAYAVSLPAFLSFTLPCLLPAIGYLFWGGDEQQRGWGWLGLVVLVSLSVVAWQVNRLIQNGLLRRFQNQALIEHLQQAQTRSAQLNDALAREVEQRRCAEDKLRVAQVGLEARVAQRSLELEVASQALGKSEARLALALKASELGLWDWNLQTDEVHHTQLKELFGLEPEYVTAMLSHLTPRLHPQDLPALKRALVEHLKGRSEDYQIEYRVRHGDGHWVWIEDRGRAVERSANGRVLRMVGTRRNISASKELKQQQQLAATVFEAASEGIVIFDPGFVLLAANQAFTRVTGFNIEDMLGHNVVDLPCSRDARRHYPVIRQALKQHGTWQGELVEARANGELYPQWLQLNVVRDSRGNVSHIVGFFADLSARRESEERMRYLTHYDELTGLANRSLFRERLNEAHQRVRQGGRRSLALLHINLDRFKLLNDSLGHDIADQLLQKMARRLINALPEADTIARLSGDEFAVLFDAYGNLSSLARVATRLSAKLRVPLTIEGHELVVSASIGISMLPDNAREIATLISQANMAMQHAKHLGGNNFQFYTDSLQASTLERLQLENQLRKALEEHQLKVFYQPKLCLATGRLNAAEALVRWDHPVMGQVPPVDFIGLAEETGLIGPIGEFVLRQACWQACEWQRQGLAPIRVSVNLSVHQLRQGKLVSLVRQVLEETGLAPQYLELELTESQLLDSVEHIIATFQQLRDLGVKLAIDDFGTGYSSLSYLKRIPVDYVKIDQAFIRGLEEGGEDAAITRAIIAMAHGLSLKVVAEGVERQEQLEFLKAERCDEVQGYLISRPVEAEGLAQLLREQRLE
- the uvrD gene encoding DNA helicase II — protein: MRDDLSLLLNSLNDAQRQAVAASVGRQLVLAGAGSGKTRVLVHRIAWLIQVENASPHSILSVTFTNKAAAEMRHRIEQLMGINPAGMWVGTFHGLAHRLLRAHWQEAGLSQTFQILDSDDQQRLVKRVIRELGLDEQRWPARQAQWFINGQKDEGLRPQHIQASGDLFLATMRSIYEAYEAACQRAGVIDFSELLLRALDLWRDHPGLLAHYQKRFRHVLVDEFQDTNAVQYAWLRLLAKGGDSLMVVGDDDQSIYGWRGAKIENIHQYSADFPDAEVIRLEQNYRSTAGILKAANALIANNTGRLGKELWTDGGEGEAINLYAAFNEHDEARYVVETIESALKTGLARSDIAILYRSNAQSRVLEEALLRERIPYRIYGGQRFFERAEIKNAMAYLRLLEGRGNDAALERVINVPTRGIGEKTVEAIRDHARHSHVSMWEAMRQLVANKGVTGRAAGALKAFMDLIEDLAAKCGEMPLHLMTQTVIEQSGLIAYHEAEKGEKGQARVENLEELVSAARNFENTEEDADLTPLSAFLGHASLEAGDTQADEHEDSIQLMTLHSAKGLEFPYVFLVGMEEGLFPHKMSLEEPGRLEEERRLAYVGITRAMQNLVLTYAETRRLYGSETYNKVSRFVREVPKGLIQEVRLSNSVSRPFGGGQQQSTSSLFGGSDIPETGFSLGQTVRHSVFGDGVILNFEGAGAQARVQVNFSEGSKWLMLGYAKLEAI